Proteins from a single region of Nerophis lumbriciformis linkage group LG36, RoL_Nlum_v2.1, whole genome shotgun sequence:
- the pdzd11 gene encoding PDZ domain-containing protein 11, whose translation MDQKIPYDDYQLPVVFLPSYENPPAWIPPQERIHHPDYNNELTQFLPRTVVLNKPPGAQLGFNIRGGKASQLGIFISKVVPDSDAHRAGLQEGDQVLSVNEVDFQDIEHSRAVEILKTAREILMRVRFFPYNYQRQKERTVH comes from the exons ATGGATCAGAAGATACCCTATGATGACTACCAGCTTCCAGTGGTGTTCCTGCCATCTTATGAGAACCCACCTGCATGGATCCCCCCTCAAGAG CGGATTCACCACCCCGACTACAACAACGAGCTCACCCAGTTCCTCCCCCGCACCGTGGTCTTGAACAAACCTCCAGGAGCACAGCTTGGCTTCAACATCCGTGGCGGCAAGGCGTCGCAGTTGGGAATCTTCATATCCAAG GTGGTGCCAGACTCCGACGCTCACAGAGCAGGACTCCAGGAGGGAGACCAGGTCCTTTCAGTCAACGAGGTGGATTTCCAAGACATTGAACATTCCAGA GCTGTGGAGATTCTGAAGACTGCACGGGAAATCCTGATGAGAGTTCGCTTCTTTCCTTACA